In Treponema rectale, a single genomic region encodes these proteins:
- a CDS encoding aminopeptidase, whose protein sequence is MSIFSPKEKTPAQTVVEDVCKIKKGETVLIIANPETNLIAQDLYTAACESGAKPTLIFQQKKSSMDAAEAAVVGAIKSEPDVCFSISAVKLGKDKEAQANPYKTEDGKSYDSTFDYLMDGKKTMRAVWTPGLTQDMFNRTVQIDYKLLAERCKKICEKYKNAVSVHVTAPGGTDVIINVEGRQGLTDDGDFSKPGTGGNIPAGEVFISPVVGKTHGRIVYDGSMTFSDGDSILETPIDVRIENGYITDISGGEEAKRLLKDITAAEKAAIEMESKGTLPKGQGEFYAKNARGIGELGIGLNPNATITGNMLEDEKAFRTCHFAIGENYDGDGNALIHFDGVVRNPTIVISYSDKTEFTVLKNGELQI, encoded by the coding sequence ATGAGTATATTTTCACCAAAAGAAAAAACACCGGCTCAGACAGTTGTAGAAGATGTTTGTAAAATAAAAAAAGGAGAAACAGTTTTAATTATCGCAAATCCTGAAACTAATTTAATTGCTCAGGATTTATATACTGCTGCCTGCGAAAGCGGTGCAAAGCCGACTCTTATATTCCAGCAGAAAAAATCCTCAATGGATGCAGCAGAAGCAGCTGTTGTAGGTGCAATAAAATCAGAACCGGACGTATGTTTTTCTATCAGTGCCGTAAAACTTGGCAAAGACAAAGAAGCCCAGGCAAATCCGTATAAAACAGAAGACGGAAAATCTTACGACAGTACCTTTGATTATCTTATGGACGGAAAAAAGACCATGCGTGCCGTATGGACACCGGGACTTACTCAGGATATGTTCAACAGAACCGTACAGATTGATTACAAACTTCTGGCTGAGCGCTGCAAAAAAATCTGCGAAAAATACAAAAATGCAGTAAGCGTACATGTTACGGCTCCTGGAGGAACCGATGTCATCATTAATGTAGAAGGAAGACAGGGACTTACAGACGACGGTGATTTTTCAAAACCTGGTACCGGCGGAAACATTCCTGCAGGAGAAGTGTTTATAAGTCCAGTTGTCGGAAAAACCCACGGCCGTATTGTTTATGACGGAAGCATGACTTTCAGTGACGGAGATTCAATTCTCGAGACACCGATTGATGTAAGAATAGAAAACGGATACATCACAGATATTTCCGGCGGAGAAGAAGCTAAGCGTCTTTTAAAGGATATTACAGCTGCCGAAAAAGCTGCCATAGAAATGGAAAGCAAAGGAACTCTTCCAAAAGGACAGGGGGAATTCTATGCAAAAAATGCCCGTGGAATCGGAGAACTGGGTATAGGACTTAATCCTAATGCAACAATTACAGGCAACATGCTTGAAGACGAAAAAGCATTCCGTACCTGTCACTTTGCAATCGGAGAAAATTACGACGGTGACGGTAATGCACTCATTCATTTTGACGGAGTTGTCCGTAATCCTACAATCGTAATTTCATACAGCGATAAAACTGAATTTACCGTATTAAAAAACGGAGAACTTCAGATATAA